The following is a genomic window from Nicotiana tabacum cultivar K326 chromosome 3, ASM71507v2, whole genome shotgun sequence.
TGGTAATCTCTTTAATTTTAGTCCAATACTTGATTTCTGTTGTTCAGACTCGTCTCTGTTATGAGCATTTGTTTCAATCAATTCGACttgggttgggtttgggtttatGCCTCTGATCTTTGATTTACTGGTTTGGGCCAAATCTGAATAAATTCATTTGGGTCGAATCGACCCATGCTCTGTCCGGTTCCTTCGGGTAATAACAGGGTCATTAAGGATTAATTTGGGTAGTCTAGGCTTGGGAATCTCTTTGTAACTGCATTTGGAAGCTTCCAGGAAGCTGGGGAGGGGACTGTTTTGcaaaactaaaattaaactaaGGATTTTTTAGCAAAAACGAAAATATGAAAGGGGTCAAaacaaaaatctgattttctttaagctaccctaatagcttgcctataaaggcatcctaACTTGACACTCAAGGGAGAATTTTTCAGGGAGAAAAATCTAGAAAGGCAAAACAGCTGAAAATTTTACTGTTCTATTAAAATTTTCTGTGATTTTGAAGTTTTTCTTCTACTGAAACAAGTTCTGGTTCATTTTAGTGTTGAGATGGATTGAATTTTAATCCTTTTTTTATCATTGGTTGAAGGTCTGCTGAGTGACTACTCATTCAAAACTGTTTTCTAGGCTGCTTAACTTCATTCTTGGGTCTGATTTTGGTTTCATGGGTTATTCCTGATTGCTGAGTTTTGTTGCTTTGCTGCTTAGCCACTGACCCTCCCttgctttctttcatttcatattcAGGTACAAATTCTAAATCCTTCATGATGTAAACTTCAAATCGAAGATGGGTATAAAGGCAGTGTTGAAAATTTGACAATAGATTTACTTATGCCACAACTCTACTTCTTTCAATGATGTTTATACTTTTAACCACTTAGAATGAAGCTTGTATTAAAATCAAGCATGTTTGGTTATGTTTAGTATGAAGTTCGAATAAGATCTTAATTCTATATCCTATCCTGTTTGAGTGATTGTTAGACATTTGTGTTTATTTAGCAGATTTCGAAATTGCCTATCAAGAGTGTTAATGGTTTTTCCTCGTATTGTAGTCTAGCAGGTTTTGTTTTATTAGATGAgttttcatgttgtatttcaatTATGGACTGTTGGAACCTTGCATTAAGGGCTTTAAGTAAGTTACGAATGCAGTAAGGTGACTTCAGTCTTGGTCAAAGTGAATAATCGTTGCTTTGGGGATGTTAGTTTCATGTTTGAACTGGGATTAGAGCTGCTAAGGGTAATCATAATATTGCTTAATGTATTGTCAAAAGGTATGTGAGTGATTTTAGTTTAGAAATGGTGCAGAAGTTGTAATGCTTATTCAGATTGGCTTAAATGTGAACGCTGAAGAACAAGTGATTGTTTATTCTCATGGGTTTCGGTAGTTGCAAGCTTACAATGTCTCGTTGATCACATAAGAATGTGTTTGAATTTGGAAAGGATGGTTTGGAACAATTGTCAATTAATTCCACTCAAGGCTCTAATGTCTAATAATCGTTAGTTAGTTTGTGGTTCCTTATTGTCACATTTTCAGATCTGTTAATATGTAAATCCCTGTGGCGTTTTCTTTTCTTAACGAGTGGATGAACAAAATCTGAATGCTTTTCTGCAATTGCGCGGGTTCGATGCGCGGACCCTCATGGCGTCTAGCTTTACTCGTGCTTCAAAGGGAGCTTCTTGTTGGGCTCACTAGGTCACTGGGCCTCACGTTAGGCCAAGCCCATGTTCTGaaacaaaataaagtaattttcaCTTTGTCTTAGCCCTTTCAGATTCACAATTTAAATTCAGCTGTGTTTTAAAAAGTAGCTATAATTCCCTTAAATCTTATTTCGTTAGTTTAATTAGCGGAAGCGTGCCATTCAAAAccaaatagtttatggccctctaAGTATAGCTGAAATTCCCTTTTAAAATTGGAAGTCGAGGTGTGCGAACAAAttacaattgcatggccctcgtttTGATCcctagaattcgaggcgtgccatttagcaaatttccatggccctcgcaaagttgcaaattcGTAATTGCTTAGGCgcgttagtttaataatattacattcctaaattcgggtgcgcatttatgtgacccaaatccaaatttcaacgatgttaaaatatgtcaaaatcacgggtgcatttatgtgatgtggttcgagaccTGTTTTAATAATGTTGCAATTTTctataaaaaatgaataaaagcgatttaagttaaaaatgcacataggtttaaagtGTTTAAAATCAGACAAATAGgctaaatataacagttgagcgacagTGCTAGagccacggaactcggaaatgcctaacaccttctcccaggttaacagaattccttacccggatttttgattcgcggactgtaatacagagtcaaccttttcctcgattcgggatttaaactggtgacttgggacaccataaatctcccaagtggcgactctgaatcttttaataaatctcccatgttgtattttactgatTTTATAACTCGGccatatttactccattttgatgctttaaatgatattttgggctgattttcctattttactgttgcccgagtggcttgagagatttttgactgagtgaggtcgagggtctgtgttgtgaggatattataggatcaggctgcacgccgcaacaggttgtactgattcatgatattgtaaggccgagggcctgattgatttatgccacgaggtggcttgttttTATGAGGCccttatgccacgagatggtttgTTATAGCgtttgggatgtaggagcccctccggaatctgaaCACCTCCAGTGAGCACGAGTACCCAGTATGAGTAATGTGATGAagccgaggggctgttgttgattcatgttgttgcccgaggggttgttcttGATCTATATTATGCctgaggggcggttcttgattcatgttatgctcGAGGGgatgattacgagtgattgtgaggtaacccgaggggctgattacaaGTGATTGTGAGGCATCCCGATAGGCTGGTTCTATTGATCTTATGCCAGAGAGGCGGTTTATACTACATGTTTTGCTCGAGGGACAGTTTACGTTTCTATCCTTTTTTTCtcactgttttcatcactcgtttgaaactattgaaagttgttttaaaataaaacattttactgaaactgagttgTTTTATGAGAAAAATGGTTTATGTACTGTTTTGAGAAATGTACTGTAATTGTTGTAGTGTTATGACGTGGAATTATGTATTTTCTTACTACTCacctttcatttacttttattacttactgagttggtgtactcacattacaccctgtaccttgtgtgcagattcaggtatttttgaacccggtagcgggtgttgattgctcagtggcagagtcatcagagttagcaaggtagctgcccgacgttcgcagccctgctcttctccctcttgtcttccttagactgtTTTTAGTATGTTTTCAGactcttcgttgtattcagaccttagtagatgctcgtgacttgtgacaccccgatgtcgggcttgtgtatttattccgcactattcatttagacttacattatgagattaTTGATTAATTAATGGCATAAAATGACTTTCATTGAATAATggttgatttgggaattgtgtcggctggtcTAGTTTcacgatatgcgccatcacgatcgggtcggttttaggatcgtgacatctgcatacggagctattcccagactcagaatcctaAATGAACATCGAcaacattgaaatacacctcaacccaaacttatgaaaattttccaaaatgccaacttccacaataggggTCGAAACACTCCTAGGTCATCCAAAACTTGATCCGAACATATgctcaagttcaaaatcatcatacgaacctgttggaaccttcaaatcccgattccgaggtcgtttactcaaaaatcacactttagtcaattcttccaacttaaaaagcttctgaaatgagaattttctttccaaatcaacttctcacttttcgaaattcaattccgaccatgcatgCAAGTTGTAATACCTCAAATGAAGCTACTCAGGGCCTCAAACAGCTGAACGACGCActggagctcaaaatgaccggtcgagtcgttacaaaaaGCACGAATGTTCTATACTAAATATCGAacgacaaaaatatccttaaatattgatcgacttttatgccTTTAATTATtcacattaatatttacaaaaaatCATATGAAAGGACAAAACTATAAATACTATGCACTAGGATGAGTTTTTGTATTAGAATCATTTGCAAATTAGGGTCTCTCTTAGCGGCGATGATTTATTACAAAATTTGGtggatttgaaagttctattatatgcaaaatttggtggatttgaaagttctattatatgcaaaattttaattgattttttaagAGAATTGACTTCCGTTTTCTACATATGGTATCTTTATTTTCCATGCTTTATTttactaatatatatttatattataaacTTCCTACCTAATTCAATAAGAAAAGAttagtaatcaaaatttagttgattataaaattctaaatattaaaaaaataattcaaatgatTATTTTATTCAATGAGaaatttttaaaaggtaaaaatgttaaacgatattatattttattaatggCTTTCctgtttttaatataatataaaaataaatatagatattgatagtgaaaacgaaaaagaaagagaaaaagaaagagaaaagaaagcatAACAAAAAATATGTCATTCTCCAATTATATATTTTATCTCTATATCATAAGAAGATGttgttaaataatattaaatGACTTGCTTCTAATATAACGAGGTAAAAATATGTATTCTTTAAATTTGGTCCacattcaaaaataaataaattagaatTTCATCTTCATCTTTGGACACACGAGAAATAAGCTTATGAACTACGGAGATCTgacaaaaaatattgttcaatgaGGTTATTGCTCTCATTCAAAGAAAGAATGATATTATTTTCCCatacgaatatatatatatatatatatatatatatatatatatatatatatatatatatatacacaaaagtTCCAATTCAATGAGGTTTTGTACTAAGTCAATTGCGTTACAATTGTTTTTCCCATATAGTATAATTGAATTAAGATTTACGTACAACGCATATACGTAGGAACTAGTTATACTAAAAGTGGGAAGCTCCTATCTTCAAAGTTATATTATAATTTTACCCCTGGTTTGGATTAATtcgattttttcagttttttttgttacatgaatattgttTCAATCTTACcttgttaaaattatagataaagttttgataagtcaacatatgtttagtaaaaattaaaaaaactgataaatatatgatctattagaatattcttatgggagaattctttagtaacacatgatagttatttttttagcCGTCTAATAATAATTTCTCGTTGATGTATGCATTCAAGGTTAATcgaataataatttaatataaaagTCATTATGAAaaccaaataatgatatgttctatttaattttaaataccatttcaaattcgaaaaagatataagaatttgaCAGaccttgacatatgaatatgaaagaacaaagagattgacgcatttcaataacactttATAAGAAAGTGAtacattatttaaaataaataaaaacagatGCACTTCATAGTTCTATTACATATTATATTCCATGAGaagatcccaaatatttctaaatatttttaaagaaaattcaataTAAATTAAGTctcaataaatatataaaaattatatatttatatgtcggtttggttcgattttttacTAAATACCAAACCTAatcgggttttttaatcggtttggtttgatttttcggtTTGATGCGATTTTTCGGTTCAGTTTGTACACCCCTATGTATATATAGAATCGATGAAAGAAAAGATcacaaaatatttattttcttgcAGTGATGTAAAAGGAATTAGTTGTATTGGGAGTGTATGAACAAAGTCCCACATGAAaagtataaaagaaaaataaactacttaTAAGGAGTTAGATACTTTTAATGGTGTGAGACCTTTTACGAAAAATCGTGCGgaactggtatcagagccaatGGCTTGGCAAGACGAGTATGGAGATGATAAAGTGATGGCGTAGGGCCCGACTTAATGTCTTTGCCCGTCTATGGCCGGTTCACTTTTGCCCATAGCTTCAAAGACGCATAAATAGACTCTCCTTAGGCTTTAGTAACCCTAAATACTCGGATTTATTCTGGAATAAGCTTTTTAGGAGGGACAATTTTACATATTTCTGCCAAATCCTTCTATTATTAAGTACGGATTCGTCGTTCCTGACCCTGCTTCaccttaattattatttaaacaAGTAAAAGTTACGTTTTGGTCCGAGTGGAGATAACATTTCTCTTTTGCATGTCTATGGAGTTTTGAAAAATCCAAACATCTCAGAGATAGATAGGAATTTCTTGAACGAACTGCACTCCTTTGTATACGTCAGGAGTCCATTGAGTCGTTAGTCAGTAATGTGGGTTGGCTTGGATTACTTAGTGGTGCGCGTCTAGGAGGGCAGCGCACTTTTGGATGCGGAGGAGCTATTATCGTCCATCTCCCTAACCTAAAGTGGCACCGGGATTGGACCGCAGGGAACCGTAGCTTTCTCCGGTGAGTGGTTCAATCGATAGATAGGCCGAAAACATAGTTCTAGACAAATGAATAGACCTTTCCTTACTTGACTTGCCAACAAAGTGGTCAAACCAGTAACCAAGTTCATGCGTCAGTATCACGTCCAGGATCTTAGGAAAGAGGAAGCTCAAATGATATCTAATGGGATGGGCATGCTGCGGGAGCGAGTCTTCCTATATTCAAAAAATTCTTGGGTCAGGGTGAAATCCGGAGATCTACGAAGGAAGGGGTCTTCGACTGGGGTGAAGTCGTAACAAGGTACCCGTAGGGGAACCTGTGGCTGGATTGAATCTTTCGAGACGGAAATGCACTCTTCCCCCCAACTTCTCCCGAAAGTAATTACTTATGTAAACCGAAAAGCGCATAAATCACTTAAGAAAGGGACGGTCTCCTCGACTGATAACCGAGCAATCCCAAAAGGAGACCACATGGTGACCCATCTATAAGACTAATCTACCAAATGAACCCCTCCCTGGGCAACGAACTACTTTTTAGAGCGGGCTATTTCTAGGGCGAGGAATATATTTCTATTTAACTACTCCATCTGGTCAAGAGCCAGCATCTCAATGAAACATTATTCCATTCTCAGTCTGTAGTGCTTCTGCCAGCTTGGCCAAATCTAACGGAATTTTCTTATCGGTAGACCTACTCTGTTCAAGAGCAAATTGACCTTCTTCGTTATCGGCATTTCTATATTCTGAAATAGTTCGTCAATTCAGTGCTTTATTTGTCGAGTCAATCTTCCTGGAGAAGACTTGAAAAGTATTTTCCGAGCATGGTTGAGATCAATGTGAAAATCATAATGCTAAATCCATATTCTTTGGAAACGAAAGACCCCAGGCCTGTGAGTATTATAATCTTCTAAGAAGATTACTAGAGGAGAGTGATCAGAGGAAACTTTAGGCAAATGGTCAACTCTGGTGGAAGCAAAATCTTGGTGATGCAGCTCGACAGACCCATTTGAAAAATGGGGAGGTGATGATGTGGGTAGAGATGAGGCCGACGAATAGGCAACAGGCTGAGGGGTGGCTGGAGAAGTTCTGAATGGAACGACAGCAGGTTGGAGCAGCAACGAAAATACAGGAGGCCCAGGTGGAGTGCTGAGATGAGGTACAGGGCTTCCAGTTCTAACTCCATTAGCCGGTGATGGTAAATTGGGGGTCTTGATGGACGGAGAAGGAATCTAGTTCGGTTGTACAATTGGTGGAGGAAATATAGGACCTGTTGATGACTAAATACTGTGTCTGGGCGAGGTGACTGAGTCCCTTGCTGAGAGGGTGGAATGGTGACAGAGTATCCAACTGAGGATTCAGGTTGCTTCGCCATCAAAATGGCATCAAAGACAAgattttcaagaatttcaaaaaaaaataaaaaaataaagccaAGAACCTAGAggattgaaaatttgaaagaggCGAAGCCCTCAGCAGTCACATCCAAGATCTCCTCGGAGACTAAGAATCGATCGCACCCAAGTCAGAATTAATCGAGATGGGGCCTTTGCTCCAGGATGATTAATCTGATGACAAATAATGAAAGGGAAAGCTGAGATTTTGGCATCAAAAAAGTGAAGATCGCCCAGAATTGGATCCTTTGAGGGTCTGAGAGAGGGGGCAAGCATGTGAGTGAATTAACTGAGTGACACACAGTTAATCTCCAAATTAAATTAGACTACAAACAGTGGTGAATTATGTGGAACTTAGTTCAAGGGGAGATTGTTAGGAGTGTGTGAATAAAGTCCCACatgaaaagtagaaaagaaaaataagctaCTTATAAGGAGTTAAATActcttagagcccgtttggcttagctgatttagagtagCTGATAATCATTAGCTGCTGaaagcacttttaagtgctgaaactgatttaaaaaataaacagttacatgtttggataaaagtgctgaaattaataataagcagctgaagaactgggtatacgaagagttttgtttaaaaagaattattttagggatagaatagtaaatattttggtcaaacctaaagtgcttataagctgaaatttgataagttgggggagaccaacttatgactttttgcttatttttggcttataagcacttaatttataagcacttttaattttaccaaacacgtagataagccaaaaagtgcttataacccaatttgaccagcttataagcttagccaaacaccctcttaataGTGTGATACCATTTAGAAAAAACCATACAGAATTGGCCAAAAGTGGATTATATGATCACACCATACTAGGAGTATCTTTGGATTTCAGCTCTAAAACTAACTAGTGTCAAGAGTAAGGAAACCATTTTGGAGAGAATACTTTGGTATAATATTCGACAGCATATAGATGGCTTTGAAAGTGATTTTTCCCATTCAATTGTCCAACAACAGGTTGAGGAGATTAGTCGTCACTTGCTTCATTTGCGTTGTCTTGGATGTTTTAGTTGTCCTTACTACTCGACTTAGGAATAAATTAAGAAGAATTTTGTGTATGTTTTATTTCATATGTAATGATTCTCATCTTCtttcattaatttatttcacttgGTATCGCCAAAAAATGAGTATGTTATATAAACTCACGCTACGGCCTAAATTATGGATTTCATTTGTGATCATACGTACATTTATAAAAGGCGATCAATGTTTGTTCTTCTTCTGTTAGATTCAGCGAGATTAATTAGATTATGTCATACTTCACCTTTATCATTTCAATCTTTTAGCAATAATATTTGGCCATAAGGGATCGGAGTACCGCGCTAAAGCAACTATTTATTTCcggaaaaacaaaaagagtaacaatatatatatatatatatatatatgcaaaacaAATGTATCAATCAAAATAGAACTATCCAACCTTTTATACATACAAGAGATTAAACTACTCCTAATCGACAGAATTTAATTTGTTGGTATGCTCATGATCCCTTTTCTTGCCCCACTGTTGAAAACAAAGCCTCAACCTCTTGGCTGCTGCTAAGTATTCCACTGCCTGAGCTGGTGTAAGTAAGCTTGTAATCTCCTGTAATGTCTTCATCCTCAACTCATCAGCTTCTTCAACAACAGTTGCCATTTCATGGATTTGTTCATCTAAACGTTCATATGCATTCTCGCTGTACTGATCTCCCTGATCATCCCCATTATCTTTCTTCAACTTGCTAGGGAGAGGCTGGTCAACTATGTTTGCTTGCAAGCTAGACAATCTTGAACAAAGTTCCCTCTCTTCTGTAATCGTCTTGCCTTGCAACTCGTCGACCATGGTTATTTGTTTTGCTGTTAGGTCGGACAGTTCGCCTATTTTCGTCCCTTGAAAGAACTCAGTGAGATGAGACTCAATTTCGATGCCGCAGAGCGAGTAGATGAAACGTATGAAAGAAGACGGTCTGCAGCCACCGATCCATAGGACTGAGTTCTCCAATGGGGTGCATGAAATGGGTGCGAAGAATGTAGGTGCGTCGATTTGGGCTAGGCGTTTACGGTTGTTTGAGTATTCTTGGAAGTTATTTGTAATCTTTTGTATGAGTTTTGTCAGTTCCTGGTCATTTATATGGCCGTTTCTGGCCTGAGTTGCAGCTTGTTCGAGCTCTGTCAGTTCTTCACGTTGAAGATTCATCCATGTCTCGTATAGAGATTCTTCCTCCTTTCTATTAGTCCTAGTACTGCTTGAAGTACTGGCCATTTTCTGTTTCCGAGAAGAGAGCAGGTATTTCGTCCTAGGATTTTTTGTAGTAGTATTAATATTTATGCATGGAGAAATATATATAGGAAGCTAAATAGCCTGAATTACATGAAAAAGGACAAAAACAATGTGGGATTCTATACGTGGATACCTTCGGGCTTTTTGTTTGTCGACATGCAGCAGAAGATAAACTTCCAAAtttgtttctttttcctttccttaatCCTCATTAGTTAGCTGGGTATGGTAGCCAACTTCCTTTCGTCCTCATCTATAACTTTTAATTGGGACTTCATCATATAATCATTAGCCAATTTATAACTTCCTTTCGTCCTCGTTGGTTGGAACTTCATCCTAGCTATACTTTAATACTTATGACACACTTATACAAAATCAACCTACTGTAAtcataaaaatttattttcttatactgagatttatttttcaaaaaaagggGACCGCATGCATGATTTGAAATGATTCGGAAAATAtgggtttatatatatatatatatatatatattcataattaattaatGTGTTACTGTATTTAGCTTTGACTGTTGAAATACACACGTGATTAATAGATTTGTACAACTGTATTAGTTTGTTAGAAGTGTTAGAAGTTAGTTGTAGATATAGGAgcctatatatatgtgtataggggtttatatatttttcttaccatccaactgctgctcctgataccCCGCAGAGCTACCCGTCGAAACTTGAGCAGATGAAacatgatgagaactctgtgctggtagtgcgctgaatgaagactggcctgaacGAGCAATGTGAGAACCGTGGCTGATTGATGCCCTACGATGAGCTGGCCGAGTCGTCTAAGCATGTTTGAAATGACGACCCCTGTCGTGGTGAGACTGACCTCCAAAATGGACGCTACCCAAACTACCATAaccacaaggcctcttggcctccctctctaccCGCTCCTAACGGCGAACCATCTCTATGtcccgagcaatgtcgacaacctcctcaaaagaagcacccgttaccctctctctagtcataagaatcTGCATATGATATgcaaggccatcaatgaacctcttgatcctctctctatctgtgggAACCAGCCAAACAACATGGCGGGCTAACTTataaaatctcatctcatactgcgtcacagtcatatcatcttgatgcaactgctcgaactgtcttcgcaactcctctctgcgggactgcggtacatacttctccaggaagataACGGAGAACTGTTGCCACGTAAGGGGAGCTGAACCaactggcctacgcctctcatatgcctcccaccaagtgaaggcagctccagagaaCTGGAAATTaatgaacgagaccccactagtctccaaaatacttgttgtacgaagaatcctctgacacttatccaagaaaccctgggcatcctcgccctctgcaccactgaaagtcgaaGGTTGAAGTCTACAAAACCTTTCCAATCTACGCTGTTCATCATCAGGCATGgtaggaaccacatagtcctgaacaACTGGaactggctgggctggtggtacccccggtgtctgaagtccctgcaccacCTGATCTGGAGAACGGGCAACAGGGGGATAAGTACCTCCCCTGgtctgagccgaaaccacctgggCAAGACGAGTGCAAACATTCAGTATTTGGGCCAAAgtctcttgaaggcctggaattaCAATAGGctcagctggtgcctgagctggccttATCAGCTCAGCG
Proteins encoded in this region:
- the LOC107788502 gene encoding protein DOG1-like 3 translates to MASTSSSTRTNRKEEESLYETWMNLQREELTELEQAATQARNGHINDQELTKLIQKITNNFQEYSNNRKRLAQIDAPTFFAPISCTPLENSVLWIGGCRPSSFIRFIYSLCGIEIESHLTEFFQGTKIGELSDLTAKQITMVDELQGKTITEERELCSRLSSLQANIVDQPLPSKLKKDNGDDQGDQYSENAYERLDEQIHEMATVVEEADELRMKTLQEITSLLTPAQAVEYLAAAKRLRLCFQQWGKKRDHEHTNKLNSVD